A segment of the Aureliella helgolandensis genome:
CCTGTTCCTTCCATTCGGGATGATCGACTGCCATCGCCTTAATGCGATATACAGCGAATTCAAACTGCACTACCGGTTGTTCGCACCATAAAGTTCCGTCGTTATCGAAGGTCGCGATCCGCTGTTCCGGCGGCACAAACTTCGGGCCACCCTCTTTGGTTATATCCTGCACGAACTGAAGGATCGCCGCTTTGGTCGGTCCGTCATTCCATGATCCCAGCGGATCCGTTGGCCGTGTACTACTGACGCTGCTAGCCAGCGGCTGCTCCTGGGCCATTGCCGATACCGCCAGCATCAGAGTCAGTCCGATACCCATCATTACTTGTTGAACCATCTTCATCTCGCTTTTCATTGTTTGTAGTTTCGCGCCATATGTGGCTGTCGCTTCTAGCCGCAGCGCTCGGTCAAGTGAATGATGTTCGAATACATGATGTGACTTCCTTCCAAATGGATTGAGACGCTAACCGCGCAGGTCATCATGGCAATATCCACGGCAAGTCCGATGATTTGTAAATTCTTCATGGTGTCTCCTTAAGACGATCTGTGGTTAACGATTTTGCTGCGGCTTTGCCTGTCAGCACACTGTTTACCCTTCCTGTTATTCTTCTGGCCTCTGTGAGGAGGGTGCGGCGTCACTCGTGAACAGTCCTAGCCTCTGTTTCAACTCGCGGTCGAAGCTGGCGCCGACGGCCGCGAGCGGGTTGGACAATTTCTCGTAGATCCGCTCCGCCTCCCGTTCGATCTCTACCACCTCGCCCTTGATCCGCTCGGCTTCTCGTTCGACTTCCATCAGCACCAGGATGCCGATGACGAGCGATATTGCCATCACGGATGAGATGCTGAGGACGCAGTATTTGATGATCTCTACCGATCTCGCCATGCGGTTCATGGCGGCTTCTGTCTCCTGCTCCTTGCGGGCGACCGCGGCTTCCTCCTCGCGTTTCTTATCAAGTTCACGCTGCTCCCTCGCTTGCTGCTCGCGCTCCAGCAGCTGGACCACGGCCTCACGAAGTTGCGTGTCTGTCATCGGGGTTTCTGTCATCTGAGGCTCACTGGTTGTGGTCCTTCTTGTGGGTTTCTTGCCTGTCGTTGTGGCCATCACCGCCGCCTTCTTTGTGGGTTTCAGTGTTCGAAAACGAAGCTAGCCGCGGGTGCTTGTTCATCGCTCAAATCTTGCTTTTACATCTGTAGCCGATGGCGCTGGCACCCAGGCATCACTGTCCTTGTAAGTCAGGTTGCCGGGATTACGCGGGAAGTAGCTGATGGCGCGGGCGGCACCGTTACCAATCGCGGAGGCGTCGGTCAGGATCTTCTTCATGCGTGCATCCGGAGCGAAAGGCTTGCCCTTTTCGATCCCGATCGCCGCCATCATTCCCCTGGCTTCCGGGCCGAGATAACTTTCCAGTTCTGTTTGAATCAAGACGTACAGTTTTTCGAACGCGCTGTAATCATTCGGCAGAATCACGTGCATGTCCTTGCCGGATACGTTGATAAACTCGGTGGCCGGGGGGGCATCCGCGGTCGACAGCGGGTACACCGTCAGCGTGCTGCGGATGTTCTTCGACGCGGCCGGGACAGCCTTTTCGATGGGCATGCTCTTGTCGAGATAGCGGTCCATGTTGGTTCACGATTTCAAAGAGTTGAACGTCACCGTAGCACCGGCAGATTCATTCCCAACCGGTCTGGAGGTTTTCAGCAAATCGGAATTCGCTGAATTGTGTTGATTGATTTCAACAATGATCTCTCGTCGAAGAATGGAAACATCTTTGGGTGCCTCAATACCCAAGCGAACTTTGCTTCCCTGGATTCCAAGGACAACGACCTCAACGTTCTCGTTAATGAAAATGGATTCCTCTGGTTTTCGTGTTAACACAAGCATCTCTGTACTCCCTTACCGAGGTTTTAGGTCAAGTTTCTTCAAAGCCTTGTCGCCACACAACGTCGATGCGTTGTCTTGATGACTCGTTTCAGTGAGTGAATAGCCTTCACTTTGCGTTGGCCATCACCGGATTGGGACACGGTTCCCCCGCCAAAAGATCCAGGTGCGTCACTTCACTATTTCGATCTCACTTGGACGCCAACCTTTGTCGTACCAGACTTGCGTCGGACCATAGATCCGCCACAACATGT
Coding sequences within it:
- a CDS encoding DUF1254 domain-containing protein, with the protein product MDRYLDKSMPIEKAVPAASKNIRSTLTVYPLSTADAPPATEFINVSGKDMHVILPNDYSAFEKLYVLIQTELESYLGPEARGMMAAIGIEKGKPFAPDARMKKILTDASAIGNGAARAISYFPRNPGNLTYKDSDAWVPAPSATDVKARFER
- the csrA gene encoding carbon storage regulator CsrA, with translation MLVLTRKPEESIFINENVEVVVLGIQGSKVRLGIEAPKDVSILRREIIVEINQHNSANSDLLKTSRPVGNESAGATVTFNSLKS